One Rosa chinensis cultivar Old Blush chromosome 3, RchiOBHm-V2, whole genome shotgun sequence DNA window includes the following coding sequences:
- the LOC112192947 gene encoding 1-aminocyclopropane-1-carboxylate oxidase homolog 4, giving the protein MATAVSATSSAYDRMKEVKEFDESKIGVKGLSDSGITSIPQFFVHDPQTLSDLKPSSKRTVPAPLPTIDLSHINSVNLRPEIVEQIKDAARTWGFFQVINHGIPFSVVDQTVNAVKAFHEQPHEVKAKFYKREEGKGFMYASNNDLYRTKAASWHDSFNLWTGPEPPEVEELPEVCRNEVVAWDFHATKVAESVMELLSEGLGLEAGKFKELTFLEKRALVGHCYPYCPQPDRTVGITSHTDPGIVTVLLQNHVPGLQVRHEDEWVDVKAVPGGLIINVGDMLQIITNGEYKSVQHRVLANSWKEARISIVLFYNLAKWSEDGYCGPLPELLSPEKPPIYRNFTEREFVENFYSKGIDSKSLIDKITIHN; this is encoded by the exons ATGGCCACAGCTGTTAGTGCGACTTCTTCAGCCTACGACAGGATGAAGGAGGTGAAAGAGTTCGACGAGTCAAAGATCGGAGTTAAAGGCCTCTCCGACTCCGGCATCACTTCCATCCCCCAATTCTTTGTCCACGACCCCCAAACCCTCTCCGACCTCAAACCCTCGTCCAAACGCACCGTCCCCGCCCCGCTCCCCACCATCGACCTTTCTCACATCAACTCGGTTAATCTCCGCCCCGAAATCGTTGAACAGATCAAAGACGCCGCCAGGACATGGGGATTCTTCCAAGTGATCAACCACGGCATACCCTTCTCCGTAGTAGATCAGACGGTGAACGCCGTCAAAGCATTTCACGAGCAGCCCCACGAGGTGAAGGCCAAGTTCTACAAGCGAGAAGAGGGGAAGGGCTTCATGTACGCCAGCAACAATGACTTGTACCGCACAAAGGCGGCCAGCTGGCACGACTCTTTTAACCTGTGGACGGGCCCGGAGCCACCGGAGGTGGAGGAGCTTCCGGAGGTATGTAGAAATGAGGTGGTTGCATGGGATTTCCATGCAACCAAGGTGGCCGAGAGTGTGATGGAGTTGCTTTCCGAAGGGTTAGGGTTAGAAGCTGGCAAGTTCAAGGAGCTTACGTTTTTGGAGAAGAGGGCGCTTGTGGGACACTGCTATCCCTACTGTCCTCAGCCCGATCGGACGGTGGGGATTACGTCTCATACAGATCCTGGGATAGTGACAGTTCTGTTGCAAAACCATGTGCCTGGGTTGCAAGTTAGGCATGAGGATGAGTGGGTGGACGTCAAGGCTGTTCCTGGAGGTCTGATTATTAACGTTGGAGACATGCTTCAG ATAATCACTAATGGGGAGTATAAAAGTGTGCAACATCGTGTGTTGGCAAACTCCTGGAAGGAAGCTCGAATTTCAATTGTGCTATTTTACAACCTAGCCAAATGGAGTGAAGATGGATACTGTGGACCTCTCCCAGAACTTTTGTCACCCGAGAAGCCACCAATCTATCGAAACTTCACGGAGAGAGAATTTGTGGAAAATTTTTATAGCAAAGGAATAGATAGCAAGTCTCTGATCGACAAAATCACAATACATAACTAA